A window of Lentibacillus sp. Marseille-P4043 contains these coding sequences:
- a CDS encoding fumarylacetoacetate hydrolase family protein: MKKAENIGIMVLGIIVIYGDGYGMKLLQKTQRIVRYRNQKDKVCYGIVDDEEILQLSGDFNEIVNNELNYDGVKVKVEDVEILEPVSPSKLINFGWTYAEHANETGGEANLEEPFLFLKPASSLIPNEGDIVLPPARLTNQVEMEGEVALIIGKHGKNITEEDALDYVFGCTIFNDVTARDLTKTDPQFTRGKGFDTFGPLGPWIVTGLDPTNLKIVTTLNDKVVQNGNTNEMSLSIPYLISWISQVMTLEPGDVLATGSPSGSSPMKSGDVVSVEVEHIGKLRNYVK, translated from the coding sequence ATGAAGAAAGCCGAAAATATAGGTATAATGGTTTTGGGAATAATAGTAATATATGGAGATGGTTATGGAATGAAGTTATTGCAAAAAACGCAAAGGATCGTTCGTTATCGGAATCAAAAGGATAAAGTATGCTACGGGATTGTTGATGATGAAGAAATCTTACAATTATCCGGTGATTTTAATGAAATAGTAAACAATGAGTTAAACTATGATGGCGTTAAAGTTAAGGTTGAAGATGTGGAGATATTAGAGCCTGTAAGCCCTTCAAAACTGATTAATTTTGGTTGGACATATGCCGAGCATGCTAATGAGACCGGAGGGGAAGCCAATCTCGAAGAACCCTTCTTGTTTTTAAAACCTGCATCCTCCTTGATCCCAAACGAGGGAGACATTGTCCTTCCCCCTGCTCGTTTAACAAACCAGGTGGAAATGGAGGGCGAGGTGGCACTTATTATCGGAAAACACGGGAAAAACATAACGGAAGAAGATGCCTTGGATTATGTTTTTGGCTGCACGATTTTTAATGATGTAACTGCAAGAGATTTGACAAAAACAGATCCCCAATTCACACGTGGGAAGGGTTTTGATACATTTGGTCCATTGGGTCCATGGATTGTGACAGGTTTAGATCCAACAAATTTAAAAATCGTTACAACTTTAAATGATAAAGTTGTACAAAATGGCAATACAAACGAGATGTCCCTTTCCATCCCTTACCTTATCAGTTGGATTTCACAGGTGATGACACTTGAGCCTGGAGATGTTTTGGCTACTGGATCACCTTCTGGAAGTAGTCCAATGAAGTCAGGGGATGTAGTGTCTGTAGAGGTCGAACATATCGGTAAACTGCGTAATTATGTAAAATAA
- a CDS encoding helix-turn-helix transcriptional regulator → MKKVERINIIMRYINNRAHFTISEIMQEFNISRSTAIRDIREIEAMGMPLVAEVGRDGGYSVMNNSVLPAVRFTDNEIKALFIAFMATRNQQLPYLKSRQSLAEKLLGLISENRQDDLILLNQILLFEGTNPNNPNLLDLSDLPHPMLEKLIQILLLDSYLFITIKDEKEIKSYPIYLVHLYHEKGIWLIECFDLKDEERRIIPVDNLTGVKPFPKKKRLSWKKILEKLRKQEEVNNLVLELGPKAIVQFKKYHPLKASISYTNPYQTTAILKAFIDVNNPEELTEITNWLLFLGGDIKVKEVPENVLQCIKERSRIYFP, encoded by the coding sequence ATGAAAAAAGTAGAACGGATTAACATTATCATGCGGTATATTAACAACCGTGCCCATTTTACAATTTCTGAAATCATGCAGGAATTTAACATCTCTCGCTCAACAGCTATTAGAGATATTAGGGAAATTGAAGCCATGGGGATGCCGCTTGTCGCTGAAGTTGGCAGAGATGGGGGTTATTCCGTCATGAACAACTCGGTTCTGCCCGCTGTTCGCTTTACTGATAATGAAATAAAAGCGCTTTTTATTGCCTTTATGGCTACAAGAAATCAGCAACTTCCTTATCTAAAGAGTCGTCAGTCTTTAGCTGAAAAGTTACTTGGCCTCATCTCAGAAAACCGGCAAGATGATCTTATTCTTTTAAATCAAATCTTGCTTTTTGAAGGCACTAATCCGAATAATCCTAACTTGCTTGATTTGTCAGACCTCCCGCATCCCATGTTAGAAAAACTTATCCAAATCCTTCTTTTGGACAGCTATTTATTCATTACCATCAAAGATGAGAAGGAAATAAAGTCTTATCCGATTTATCTTGTGCACCTTTATCATGAAAAAGGCATTTGGCTGATCGAATGCTTTGACCTAAAGGATGAAGAAAGAAGGATTATTCCAGTCGATAATCTTACCGGTGTCAAACCATTCCCTAAGAAAAAAAGATTAAGCTGGAAAAAGATTTTAGAAAAACTAAGGAAGCAGGAAGAAGTAAATAACCTTGTCCTTGAGCTTGGTCCCAAGGCAATTGTCCAGTTTAAAAAATACCATCCTTTAAAAGCTTCAATTTCCTATACGAATCCATATCAAACTACAGCTATTCTAAAGGCTTTTATCGATGTTAATAATCCCGAAGAATTGACGGAAATAACAAATTGGCTGCTTTTTCTTGGCGGGGACATCAAGGTCAAGGAAGTGCCGGAAAATGTATTACAATGTATAAAAGAGAGATCAAGGATATATTTCCCGTAA
- a CDS encoding polyprenyl synthetase family protein: MIKENAINADACYSHAERRAMNYFNTLYDQVKQKTYASTLTLDINLWKKSHIHHYPFISLFSRRKDSSKGYHDYIKWLNYAGKLDDYLDRSISYILMRDMGKDLSTPETQTKVRDVVKNLKTQLIDSSEKGEADAGMFGMDWLYKSAQKDGIETTMICLIDKLKIVSSHIPEEIDADRAKVKLIKIIAGVVMNELDEIGDDIPPEERTQRLDKAIRLGYAYGLTYPFIDDLLDSKVLSAEEEKRYSDMIRTTLITGSVPGLGNWDGKNKELIHFVHSELKSAFEYIKDHQPEATKNNFLEQAYVFFRSQEVDRLKDLTNQSYTNEELYIPVILKSASSRLIVHYITNGPKEEEFINRTFYYGIYNQLSDDLTDMFSDLEEGSVTPYTYYYNYHTQRPDLINPFELYWAVVCNLIHNVYHADPKSREVILNRAINSQKRLKENFGAEKYKEIMELFAADIPEFNKLIQKMVRKADDVNFFDKLIRDHMITTMKNESKQRKRFSETIKTVRHQINDILNIPKSDGIASVGEPIIDAANYSLNGGGKRLRPIVTWMMGVNEYGLKRSAIEPLIKSLEYMHTASLIFDDLPAQDNASMRRGRPTIHQVYNTSVAELTALFLTQKAIEEQTSLDEFDPKTVLRLIQYTAKSTEDMCRGQMMDLNAKGKQLTLDQLNMICFYKTGIGFEASLVMPAILSQANESEIAALKKFSYHFGIAFQIKDDLLDVEGDVNLLGKSIGIDAENNNSTFVSILGSEGAKKAMWDHYCLAMEALQKVPRNTAFLKYLLDYSISRDH; encoded by the coding sequence ATGATTAAGGAAAATGCAATAAATGCTGATGCATGCTATTCCCATGCAGAGCGGAGGGCGATGAATTATTTTAATACACTTTATGATCAAGTCAAACAAAAGACTTATGCCTCTACCCTAACACTGGATATAAATTTGTGGAAAAAGAGTCACATTCACCATTATCCATTCATATCCCTTTTTTCACGTAGAAAGGATAGTTCAAAAGGGTATCATGACTATATCAAGTGGTTGAATTATGCAGGAAAACTAGATGATTACCTGGATCGTAGTATTTCCTATATTTTGATGAGAGATATGGGGAAAGACTTAAGCACACCTGAAACACAGACGAAAGTTAGGGATGTAGTCAAAAACTTAAAAACACAACTGATTGATTCCAGTGAAAAAGGTGAAGCAGACGCTGGGATGTTTGGCATGGATTGGTTATATAAATCGGCTCAGAAAGATGGTATTGAAACCACCATGATTTGTTTAATTGATAAACTTAAGATTGTTTCTTCCCACATTCCAGAAGAAATTGATGCTGATCGGGCCAAGGTAAAATTAATTAAAATCATTGCTGGTGTTGTAATGAATGAACTTGACGAAATTGGGGATGACATACCACCAGAAGAACGCACGCAACGGCTGGATAAAGCAATTAGGCTAGGTTATGCTTATGGGCTGACATACCCCTTCATTGATGATCTATTAGATAGCAAAGTATTATCAGCGGAAGAAGAGAAGCGATATTCTGATATGATACGTACCACACTGATTACCGGATCTGTACCCGGCTTGGGCAATTGGGATGGAAAGAATAAGGAATTAATTCATTTTGTACACTCTGAATTGAAAAGTGCCTTTGAGTATATAAAGGATCACCAGCCTGAAGCGACAAAAAACAACTTTTTGGAGCAGGCTTATGTTTTTTTCCGTTCGCAGGAAGTGGACCGATTAAAGGATTTAACGAATCAATCCTACACGAATGAGGAACTTTATATCCCTGTCATATTGAAATCTGCTTCATCCCGATTAATTGTCCATTATATTACAAATGGACCAAAGGAAGAGGAATTTATCAATCGGACATTTTATTATGGTATTTATAATCAGCTATCTGATGATTTGACGGACATGTTCAGTGATCTGGAGGAAGGTTCGGTAACACCTTACACCTATTATTATAACTATCATACTCAGCGCCCGGATTTAATTAACCCATTTGAATTATACTGGGCGGTTGTCTGCAATTTAATTCATAACGTCTATCATGCAGACCCCAAGAGTCGTGAGGTAATATTGAATCGAGCAATAAATAGCCAGAAACGGTTAAAGGAGAATTTTGGGGCAGAAAAGTACAAAGAGATAATGGAACTTTTTGCTGCGGATATTCCAGAGTTTAATAAACTGATCCAGAAGATGGTTAGAAAAGCGGACGATGTCAATTTCTTTGATAAACTGATTCGGGACCATATGATAACAACTATGAAAAATGAAAGTAAGCAGAGGAAGCGATTTTCGGAAACGATTAAAACGGTGCGTCATCAAATCAATGATATTTTGAATATCCCTAAATCTGATGGGATTGCTTCTGTGGGTGAACCTATTATCGATGCAGCCAATTACAGTTTAAATGGTGGTGGAAAACGACTCCGCCCAATCGTCACTTGGATGATGGGTGTGAATGAATATGGGTTAAAGCGCTCAGCAATTGAACCACTAATTAAATCACTAGAATACATGCACACAGCATCGTTAATTTTTGATGATCTTCCAGCGCAGGATAATGCGTCCATGCGCAGGGGGCGTCCAACAATACATCAAGTGTATAATACGAGCGTTGCCGAATTAACGGCTCTCTTTTTAACCCAGAAGGCTATAGAAGAGCAAACATCGCTTGATGAATTCGATCCGAAGACAGTGCTTCGGTTGATTCAATATACCGCGAAATCAACAGAGGACATGTGCAGGGGACAAATGATGGATCTGAATGCCAAGGGGAAACAATTAACATTAGACCAGCTAAACATGATTTGTTTTTATAAAACAGGGATCGGATTCGAAGCTTCCCTTGTCATGCCAGCAATTCTCTCTCAAGCAAATGAAAGTGAAATTGCAGCTTTAAAAAAGTTCTCCTATCATTTTGGCATAGCTTTTCAAATTAAGGATGATTTACTTGATGTTGAGGGAGATGTTAACTTACTAGGAAAATCAATTGGAATCGATGCTGAAAATAACAATTCAACGTTTGTGTCTATCTTAGGTTCAGAAGGTGCTAAGAAGGCAATGTGGGATCATTATTGTC
- a CDS encoding DedA family protein, producing the protein MEDWLIEIINEYGYMSIVFLIAIENIFPPIPSEVILTFGGFMTTTSNLSIIGVVISATAGSVIGAIVLYIIGLQLGGERLEKIVNRWGHIIRLKVDDIHKAFTWFDRYGLWTVFFCRFVPLIRSLISIPAGITKMKTGLFLLFTILGTLIWNIALVWLGASVGTSWEAIVGYMDIYSDAIYAMLFLIVIGLYIFVKRRR; encoded by the coding sequence ATGGAAGATTGGTTAATCGAAATTATAAATGAATATGGCTATATGAGTATTGTATTTTTAATTGCAATCGAAAATATCTTTCCCCCAATACCTTCTGAAGTAATTCTTACGTTCGGAGGATTTATGACAACTACATCTAACCTAAGTATTATTGGTGTCGTTATTTCTGCAACAGCAGGTTCAGTTATTGGAGCGATCGTTCTATACATAATTGGATTGCAACTGGGTGGAGAAAGACTGGAGAAGATCGTTAACAGATGGGGGCATATTATTCGTTTGAAAGTCGATGATATTCACAAGGCATTTACATGGTTTGACAGATATGGCCTGTGGACGGTTTTCTTTTGCCGTTTTGTTCCTCTCATTCGTAGTTTAATATCCATTCCTGCTGGTATCACGAAAATGAAAACAGGTTTATTTCTTCTGTTTACAATATTAGGAACTTTAATTTGGAATATTGCCCTTGTTTGGTTAGGTGCATCAGTTGGAACCTCCTGGGAAGCGATTGTCGGTTATATGGATATTTATTCAGATGCAATTTACGCGATGTTGTTTTTAATCGTAATTGGTTTGTATATTTTTGTTAAAAGAAGAAGATAA